Proteins from a single region of Tamandua tetradactyla isolate mTamTet1 chromosome 12, mTamTet1.pri, whole genome shotgun sequence:
- the GPX2 gene encoding glutathione peroxidase 2, which translates to MAYIAKSFYDLSAISLDGEKVDFNAFRGRAVLIENVASLUGTTTRDFTQLNELQCRFPRRLVVLGFPCNQFGHQENCQNEEILNSLKYVRPGNGFQPTFTLVQKCEVNGQNQHPVFAYLKDKLPYPYDDPFSLMTDPKFIIWSPVCRSDVAWNFEKFLIGPEGEPFRRYSRTFPTINIEPDIKRLLKVAI; encoded by the exons ATGGCCTATATCGCCAAGTCCTTCTACGACCTTAGTGCTATCAGCCTGGATGGGGAGAAGGTAGATTTCAATGCATTCCGAGGCAGGGCCGTGCTGATTGAGAATGTGGCCTCACTCTGAGGCACAACCACCCGAGACTTCACCCAACTCAACGAGCTGCAATGCCGCTTTCCAAGGCGCCTGGTAgttcttggcttcccttgcaACCAATTTGGACATCAG GAGAACTGTCAGAATGAGGAGATACTGAACAGTCTCAAGTATGTCCGCCCTGGGAATGGCTTCCAGCCCACCTTTACCCTTGTCCAAAAGTGTGAGGTGAATGGTCAGAACCAGCATCCTGTCTTCGCCTACCTGAAGGACAAGCTCCCCTACCCTTATGATGACCCATTTTCCCTCATGACCGACCCCAAGTTCATCATTTGGAGCCCTGTGTgccgctcagatgtggcctggaACTTCGAGAAGTTCCTAATAGGGCCAGAGGGAGAGCCCTTCCGACGCTACAGTCGCACCTTCCCTACCATCAACATCGAGCCTGACATCAAGCGCCTCCTCAAAGTCGCCATATAG